A portion of the Manihot esculenta cultivar AM560-2 chromosome 2, M.esculenta_v8, whole genome shotgun sequence genome contains these proteins:
- the LOC110604859 gene encoding pathogenesis-related thaumatin-like protein 3.5: MANLNVVLPILIIFLTVSSEMKVIECARIFTIINYCKETIWPAIFPGENFNGGGFALRSGQAIVFEAPVGWDGRIWARTGCKFDKKGNGSCETGACGSSLKCQASGQTPASLAEFNLPGGLDFYDVSLVDGFNLPIVVTPINGKGNCTVGGCDMDLRTNCPSELAVKSNGKVIACRSACDVFNTDEYCCRGIYGNSVTCKPTFYSKKFKEACPSSYSYAYDDPTSVFTCTGTDYIVSFCAFRNQQSCTYHDHKLVCGGGSHSQGLKLSIGRWWLLVLALPLMVNWWIV, translated from the exons ATGGCAAATCTTAATGTCGTTTTACCTATTCTGATAATTTTTCTCACCGTTTCATCAG AGATGAAAGTGATCGAATGTGCTCGAATTTTTACTATAATAAACTATTGCAAAGAGACAATCTGGCCTGCAATTTTCCCAGGCGAAAATTTCAATGGAGGCGGATTTGCATTGCGATCAGGTCAAGCCATTGTGTTCGAAGCCCCCGTGGGCTGGGATGGCCGGATATGGGCTCGAACAGGTTGCAAATTTGACAAAAAGGGTAACGGATCATGTGAAACTGGAGCCTGTGGTTCATCACTCAAGTGTCAAGCTTCAGGTCAAACACCTGCTTCACTAGCTGAATTCAATCTTCCAGGAGGACTGGATTTCTATGATGTTAGCCTTGTGGATGGATTCAATTTGCCAATAGTTGTTACACCAATTAATGGTAAAGGAAATTGTACTGTTGGTGGTTGTGACATGGACTTAAGGACCAATTGCCCGTCGGAGCTCGCCGTGAAGTCCAACGGAAAAGTTATTGCTTGCCGGAGTGCTTGTGATGTGTTCAATACTGATGAGTATTGCTGTAGAGGAATCTATGGAAATTCGGTAACATGTAAACCCACATTTTATTCCAAGAAGTTCAAGGAAGCTTGCCCTTCTTCTTATAGTTATGCATATGATGATCCCACCAGCGTTTTTACTTGCACTGGAACTGATTATATCGTCAGCTTTTGTGCATTCAG GAATCAACAATCTTGCACGTATCATGATCACAAGCTTGTTTGCGGCGGTGGATCTCATTCTCAAGGATTAAAATTGTCGATTGGAAGATGGTGGCTGCTAGTGCTTGCTCTGCCATTAATGGTTAATTGGTGGATTGTATAG